The Sphaerisporangium siamense genome includes the window AAGCTGTTCAAGCCGGGCCAGACGTTCGTCTGGACGATCAGCGACCGTTGGACCAGCACGATCCTCATGAGCGGCCCGGTCGCCCCGTGCGTCCTCGTGCCCGACACGTCGCACGAGCCGAAGGCGATCGAGCCCGACTATCGGACGGCGACCACCAAGGGCCGCTCGCTCGCCGATTTCCGGGTGGACGAGAAGACGGTCGGGGAGGTGCTGCCCGAGCTCACGAGGCGTGGCCTGGAGGTCACCTATCTGATCATGGCGGTCGCGCCGGACAACCCGGGCGGCTTCGGCGAGCTTCGCACGCAGACCGAACCGGTCGGCGACGACTGGATCGTCTGGGAGGCGGAGGAGTCCGTCCGCCGGCCGGGTCTGATCCGCCTGCTCGTCACCGGTGAGCGCTTCGACAGGAACCCTGTTTACGGCGGTCCCCGCGACGACGTCATCAAGGAATAGTCTCGACGCCGTGGACGGCGAGTACGTCACTTTACCCGAAAGGCGATGAAACTCACGCGGGGACGGCGTCGGCGCAGATCACCGAATATTCCGGGGAACGCCTGGCCAATGCCGTCTTCGCTTCACCGATATATCGGCGGTAACATCACAGCGTGGACGCTTGACGCCATCCCTTTCAGCGCCTACGGAGGTCGGCGGGTTGCATCGATGTGCGGAGCAGGGGCCGGAGGAAAGCAGGCCGGCGGAGGCGCGTGATCGGCTTCTCAGGGCCGAGGAGGCGTCGCGGCTGGCCGATCTCTTTCGTCTGCTCGGCGATCCCACACGCGCGCAGCTCCTGTACGCGCTTCTCGAATCCGGCGAGCTGTGCGTCTGTGACCTGGCGTCGGTCGTCGAGGTGACGGATACCGCCGTTTCCCATGCTCTCCGCCTGCTCCGGACCGCGGGCATCGTGACGAGCCGCCGCAGCGGACGGATGATCTATTACCGGCTCGCGGACGCGCACGTGCGCATGCTGCTGGATCTGAGCCGTGAGCATCTGCGCCACGAGCTTCCCCGCCACGAACACTTCACGGCATATCCCGTCGAAGGCGCATGAACGCTTAATGCGGAACAGGCTGAGCCCCGCCCAGAAATGGGGGATTTTGCCCGGTAATAATGTGCTCTGTCGGTATTCGTAGCGGGAAGTACGGCATTCCGAGGTCAGCCGCCACACCGTGACGCCCGTTTGGGGCTCCAGCTACATCTGAACAACTAATCAGAGGTTGCAGTATTGGCGTTTCCGGGCCGATGGCGCAGGGTAATCATCCAGTCGCGGACTGTTATTGGGCTGGAAAAGGCCATTCGCGGGATGTGCACCGCACCCTCCGCGGCGCCTGAAGGGCTTGGTGAGGCAGGCCATGTCAGACCGACACCGGGACCACGACCCGCATCGAGATCACATACCGGAGCACGTCGTGACCGGGACCTCGATGCCGGCGGTCACCTCGGATCACCGTGACGGCGGCGGGTTGAGCCCGGCCGACGTCCATCACAAAGTGTTCTCCACCGTCCGCTTCCGCGAGGGGTACGCCATGGCGGAGGTGGACGGCTTCCTCGCGCAGGTCGAGGTCACGCTGACCCGGCTCCTGCACGAGAGAGCCACCCTGACCGCCCGGCTCGGCTCGCCCCCCCGTTCCGGCGGCCCGTCCGCCACCTCGGCCGGCGAGAACGTGGCGCGCATCGTCGCCGTCGCCCAGCAGGCCGCCGACCAGGTGATCCGCGACGCCCACGAGCAGGCGGCCGAGATCATCACCCAGGCACACGCCCGGGCGGACGCCGTGGAGCACGCCGCCGCCGGCCAGGCCCGGCAGATCCAAGGGCTCATCCGGAATCTGGAACGTCAGGCGGGCGCGTTGTTGCGCGAACTGGACCCCTCCCCGGCACGGGCCACCGTGACAGAGCACCCCGCGGCGGAGGACACCGGGCCGCTCGGCCGGACCGCGGAAGCCGCCGGACCAGCAAAGGACGCCGATCATGCTGAACCATTGGTTACAGGCCGGAGGGCCCGTACTGAACGGACAGGCACCCCGTAGCGGGACATGGATCGCCGTGATCCTCGTATCCCTGTCCACCCTCGCGGGATCATGGCTCGTCCGGGCGAACTCCCGGCGCCTGGCGGGCTGGCTGGCGGCCGCCTCCGCGGTGATGCTCATCACGGCGGTGACCGACATGCTCCCCGACGCCTGGCGGGACGCGCGGGAAGAAGGCATCGCCCTCTGGGTCATCGCGATCGCCATGGCCGTGGGATTCCTGGTCATCACCTACTTCACCCGCAAAGGATGCGGCCACGACCACGCGGGGAGCCGGCCGGCGGGAGCCCACGCGCCCGGCAGGCACCGGCCGATCAAGCAGGCCATCGACGCCGCGCTGTTCGGGGGAATGGGCACGGCGACCGCGCTGACCGCGCACCGGGCCATCGAGGGGGCGACGCTGGCGCTCACCGGGTCGGTGGTCGTCGTCCTGGCGCTGATGGTGCACTCCGCCAGCGAAGGGCTCGCGCTGACGGCCCTCCTGGACATCGCGGGGCAACGCGTGGCCCCGTGGATGGTCGCCGCCTGCCTGAGCCCGGCCGTCGGGGTCGTCACCGCCTTCGTCGGTCCGATCCCGGGGGGCGCCGTTCCGGTGTTGCTGGCGCTGGTCACCGGCGTGATGCTCCGGACGGCGTTCGTGGGGCTGAAGCTGGCCACCCGGGAGCGGGGCGGGCTGTCGAGGTGGCAGGTGACGGTGGCCGCGGCCGCCGCCGTCGGGATCGGCGCCCTGCTGCTGCTCGCGCACTGACCGGTCACACCTCCGTCGGGAGGGCCGTACGGCTCTCCCGACGGAGTGTCCTCGCGCCGGGGATCAGCTGGTGTTCTCCAGCGCCGGAGGAGGGGTTTCCGGGTCCGGCATCAGCCGCAAGAACGATTTGGCGCGGGCAGTGGAGGGGTCGCTGAAGAAGACGCGGGGCGGGTGGTCTTCGAGGATGTAGCCCGCGTCCATGAAGACGACGCGGTCGGCGATCCGCCCGGCGAAGGCGACGTCATGGGTGACCAGCACCATCGCGATGCCGCGCGCCGTGAGGCCGCGCATCGTGGCGAGCAGGGCGTCGCCGAGCTCGGGGTCGAGCGCGGAGGTCGGCTCGTCGAAGAGGATGACCTCCGGGTCCATGGCCATGGCCCGGGCGATGGCCACGCGCTGCCGCTGCCCGCCCGAGAGCCTCGCCGGGTACTGGTCTCGCCGGTCGCCGATGCCCAGGCGCGCGAGCAGGCGCTCGCCGACCTCGACGGCGTAGGAGCGGGGCAGACGCCGCACCGCCACCGGCCCTTCGATGACGTTCTCCAGCACCGTGAGGTGAGGGAAGAGGTGGAACTCCTGGAACACCGTCGCGGTACGGATCCGGATGTCGCGGATCGCGCGCCGCTGGTGGCGGTCCGGCGGCGAGGAGCAGTCCACCGTGCGCCCTTGGACGCGGATCGTTCCCGCGTCGGGCCGTTCCAGCATGGTGAGGCACCGGATCAGGGTGGTCTTGCCGGCCCCGGAGGGCCCCATGACCGCCACGACCTCGCCGGCGCGCACGGTCAGATCGACGCTCTTGAGAACCTGCCGTTCGCCGAAGCGCTTGTGCAGTCCCCGCGCTTCGATGGCCACCGCGTTCATGCGTAGGCCCTCGCCATCCGCCGCTCCAGGACCTCCTGCCCGGCGGACAGAAGGCCGTTGACCAGCCAGTAGACGACGCCGGCGATCACGAACGCCTCCACGTACCGGAAGGAGGAGGATCCGACGCTCTCCGCGACCCGGGTGAGCTCGACGACGGTGATCACCGAGGCCAGGGACGTGTCCTTCATCAACGCGATGAAGCGGCTCCCGATGGCCGGGGTCGCCACCCGCAGCGCCTGCGGGAAGATGATCCGCCGCATGATCCGGTGGTACGGCATCCCGAGGGAGCCGGCGGCCTCCCACTGACCGGCGTGGACGGCCAGGACGCCGCCGCGGAGGTTCTCGCTCATATAGGCGGCGGAGTAGAGCGTGAAGGCGAGGATCGCCGACGGGATGGGCGGGACGCGGACGCCGAGCTGCGGAAGCCCGAAGTAGACGAGCATGAGCTGGATGAGCAGCGGAGTACCGCGGAACACCGAGACGTAGGCGATCGCGGCCACCTTGAGCGCGCCGAAGCGGGAGATCCTCGCCAGCGCGATCAGACCGCCGATCAGGAAGCCCAGGGCGAACGACACACCCCCCAGGACGACGGTGATCGCCAGCCCGTTCAGCAGGCCGGGCAGCGACGCGGTGATCAGATCCATCAGCCCTCCCTTTCCTGTCGTTCGCCTACCTGGGGCCGCCCAGGTCCGGCGCGAGCGCGCGCAACTCGGCCGCCATGTCGAGGCCGTCGAACCAGCGGCGGGAGATGGACGACAGCGTGCCGTCGGAGATCATGTCGCCGACGGCACGGTCGACCTCCCGCTTGAACGCCGTGGACTCCTTGCGGAACGACATGCCGAGCGCGTCGGTGCGCAGGATCGGCCCGGCGGGCCTGATCGCCAGCCCCTTGGCCGCGGCCAGGTGGAGACCGAGGAACCGGGACACCAGGGCGGCGTCCGCGCGCCCCCAGGACAGGTCGGTCAGGCCGAGCGTGGCGTTCCTGTAGATCCTCAGGTCGGCGCCGGGGATGTTCGCGCGGGCGAACTCGGCCTCGACGGTGCCCTCCGACACCGCTATCCGCTTGCCGGCCAGGTCGTCCACCCCGCGGATCGCGGTCTCGCCCCGCCGCACGAAGACCGACACGCCGTTGACGGCATAGGGCCGCGAGAAGCCGACCTGTTCGCCGCGGCGGGCCGTGATCGTCTGGCCGGAGATCACGATGTCGAAGCGGTCGGCGCGGACGCCGCCGATGAAGCTCGCGTAGTCCGATCCGACGAACTCCACCCGCGCGGCCTTCAACCGCCCGGCCACCGCGCGGGCGACGTCCACGTCGTACCCGGCGGGGCGGCCGTCGCGGTCGAGGAAGTTCCACGGCGGGTTGGCCTGCGTGAGCGCGACCCGCAGGACTCCGGCGGCGCGCACGCGCTCCAGCGTGTCCTCGCCCGTCCCGCCGGAACACGCGACGCCGGCCAGGCAGGCCACCACGACCACCGTCAGGGCGGCGGACACGTGAACGCGGTTCCCTCCGCGTGTCATCGGCGGTCAGTTCCGGGGAGACCGGTAGTGCGGCCCGTGCGGGTCGGTGCAGTGGAACACATCGACGCACGTCCCCGCGCCGGCGCCGGGCGGGACCGGATCGACCTGCAGAGTGGTGTGCGTGATGCCGTAAGCCGCGACGAGCACCTCGTGCAGGTGGCGTCGCAGCGCGCCGCAGTCGCTGCCGGGGCCGGCGAACACGTGCGCGGACACCGAGGCGTACCCGGAGGTGAGTTCCCAGACGTGCAGGTCGTGCACTTCCGCGACCCCCGGCTGGCTCGCGAGCCGCGCCCCCATCTCGGCGGGCACGAGCCCGGACGGCGCGGCCTGCAGAAAGATGCGCGAGGTGTCGCGGACCAGGCCGTACCCGGCCTTCAGCATCAGGGCGGCGACGACCAGGGTCGCGATGGCGTCACCCCGCGCGAACCCGGTGACCATGACCACCACCCCGGACACGGCCGTGGCGATGAACGCGAACAGGTCGTTCAGGATGTGCTGGTAGGCGCCTTCGACGTTGATGCTGGACCTGTCGGCCCTGCTCAGCAGCCAGGTGGCCGCGAGGTTCACCACGATCCCGACCAGCGCGGTGACCAGGACCAGGCCGCCTTCGACCTCCGGAGGCGCCAGCAGCCGCCGCACCGCCTCGTAGAAGAACAGCCCCGCCAGCACCAGCAGGGTGGCGCCGTTGAGCTGCGCGGAGAGGATCTCGGCTCGCTTGAGCCCGTAGGTGAACCCGCCGCGTGGGGGGCGTAGCGCGAGACGCATCGCCACCAGGGCGAACAGGATCGACGCCGTGTCGGTGAGCATGTGCCCGGCGTCGGAGATCAACGCAAGCGACCGTGCGACGAGCCCGGCGATCACCTCGCCCACCATGAACAGCAGCAGCAGGGCGAGCGCGGCGATCAGGTACCGCCGATCCGCGTCCGCCGAGACGGCGTGACCATGCCCATGCCCATGTCCATGCCCACGTCCGTGCCCGTGCCCGTGTCCTTCGTCGTGGCGGTGCCGGTCGGAGTGATGTCGTGCCGGTCCCGTCATGGAGACTCCTTCACGACCGCGCATCGCACCGCGGAACGATGCCTGAACCTCTGCTCATATGTAAAAGCGTAGGAAATATATGTCCCGTTCACCAGCGTTACCGCGATCTGAATACACGTGTTCGCGCATCACATCCGCACCCCGAGGCCATTTATCATCACATATTCAGATTCGACGAAACCGCACGTCGGCGCACACCACCGGCCCCACAGCAGGAAATAGAGAAACATATGGAATTTCGCGCGCCTATGGCAGGTTTTCACCGCTTACGTCCAAGGCGAATCCGGCGGACGACGGCACGCCCGCGGCCTCGATCCACGCACCGCGCGAAGGAGGCCGTCCGCGCGCGACGGTCCACCGTCCCGCGGCGTCCACGGTGCTCAGTATTCTCTCGGCAGGGCCCTGGAGCGGGGGAGGTCGGCGGGTGCGGCTGGGGAACCTCGAACGATCGGTCATGGAAGCGTTGTGGGATCGCCCGGACGGGATGTTCGCGCAGGAAGTGGCCGACGCCCTCGACTCGCGGCCCGCGGTGACGACGGTGCTGACCGTGCTGGTCCGGTTGTCGCGCAAGGGGATGGTCGCGCGGGAACGTCGTGGCCGCGCTCACATCTACCGGGCCACCGGCGACAGGGACGCCTTCGTCGCCCAGGCCATGCAGGCGGCGCTCGACGAGGCGGGCGACGTGGCGGCAGCGGTGAGCCACTTCGTCGGGACGGTGTCACCGGAAGTGGCGACCGCCCTGCGTGAGGCGCTGGACGGCCGCGGCGACGACGAGGGCGGCGCATGACCGGCTGGATGGTCGCCACGGGAGCGGCCCTGCTGCCCGTCCTGCTCAACGGCCGGATGCTCGGCCGGCTGGCGGTGGCCCGGTGGACGCACCTGCGCCCCCGCGCGGCTCTGGTGCTGTGGCAGGCGATCGGCCTCGGCGCGGGCCTGGGCGCGGTGGGGCTGGGCCTGGTGGCCGCCGTCGCGCCGCTGGCGGCGGCGTTCCCGCACGGCGTGCACACCCTCGGCCGGCAGATCGTGCAGGGCCAGGGACTGCAAGGGCTCGGACCGGGCCATATCGCCGGGCTGGCCTGGTCGGCGGCCTTGCTCGCCTGGCTCGTCACGCACACGGCATGGGTCTGCCGCGCCACGCTCGCCGAGCAGAGGCGTCTTCGCCTGCTGCTGGACGTCGTCGCCGACCGGAGCCGGACGCGCGACTTCTACGTGATCCCCAGTCCCCGGCCGGTCGCCTACTGCGTCCCGGGCCGGCGCTCCCGGGTGGTGGTGAGCTCGGGCACCTTCACCCTCCTGGACGATCGGCACATCGAGGCGCTGCTCCACCATGAGCGGACGCACCTGAAAGGGCGTCACGACCTGCTCCTGCTACCGTTCATCGCCCTGGCCCGGGCCTTCCCCTGGCTCCCGGCGGCACGCACCGCCCGCCAGGTGGTCCCCCTGCTGCTGGAGATGCTCGCCGACGACCGGGCGCGGCGCGTCCACGGCGACGCGGTGCTCGCGCAGGCCCTTTACCGGATGGCGACGGCGGGCGTGGCGACACCGGCGGAGGCCCGGGCGTTCGCCGACACCGGCGTGGTGCACCGCGTGCGGCGGCTGACCGGCAAGGGCGACCACGCTCGGCAGCGGTGGGCGCCGTCCGTGGCGTACGCGAGCGCGGGCGTCCTGCTGAGCGGGCCGGTCGCCGTGCTGCTCGCCCCCTTGGCCTGCGTCACCCCCTGACGCCTCGGAAGGCGCGAGGTCCTTTATGGCCGCCGTATGGCTCATGCCCTAGAACTTCTACGACTTGTAGAAGTTGAGAGTGATCGGAGTCATATGACCGGCAGCGCGCACCAGACCCCCAGCAGGAAGGAGCGACTGTCCCACCTGCGGTCGCGCCAGCACAAGACCGAACGCCTGCGCCGGACCGCCGTGGTCGCGGGCTCCGCCGCCGCCGTCGGCGTCGTCGCCGCCACCGTCGTGGTTCTGGTCACCGGCGAACGCGCGAAAGGCGCCCTGACGGAGGTGCGGACGCTGACCATCCCGGCGGGCAAGCACACCACCGCGACGGTGACCTATCCCCACTCCCCTCCGGCCGGCGGCGACCACGACCCGCGGTGGCTGAACTGCGGGGTGTACCCCGAGCCGGTGCGCGACGAGAACGCGGTGCACGCGCAGGAGCACGGCGCGGTGTGGGTCACCTACCGGCCCGACCTGCCGCAGGCGGA containing:
- a CDS encoding ArsR/SmtB family transcription factor gives rise to the protein MTPSLSAPTEVGGLHRCAEQGPEESRPAEARDRLLRAEEASRLADLFRLLGDPTRAQLLYALLESGELCVCDLASVVEVTDTAVSHALRLLRTAGIVTSRRSGRMIYYRLADAHVRMLLDLSREHLRHELPRHEHFTAYPVEGA
- a CDS encoding DivIVA domain-containing protein, with the protein product MTGTSMPAVTSDHRDGGGLSPADVHHKVFSTVRFREGYAMAEVDGFLAQVEVTLTRLLHERATLTARLGSPPRSGGPSATSAGENVARIVAVAQQAADQVIRDAHEQAAEIITQAHARADAVEHAAAGQARQIQGLIRNLERQAGALLRELDPSPARATVTEHPAAEDTGPLGRTAEAAGPAKDADHAEPLVTGRRARTERTGTP
- a CDS encoding amino acid ABC transporter ATP-binding protein, translated to MNAVAIEARGLHKRFGERQVLKSVDLTVRAGEVVAVMGPSGAGKTTLIRCLTMLERPDAGTIRVQGRTVDCSSPPDRHQRRAIRDIRIRTATVFQEFHLFPHLTVLENVIEGPVAVRRLPRSYAVEVGERLLARLGIGDRRDQYPARLSGGQRQRVAIARAMAMDPEVILFDEPTSALDPELGDALLATMRGLTARGIAMVLVTHDVAFAGRIADRVVFMDAGYILEDHPPRVFFSDPSTARAKSFLRLMPDPETPPPALENTS
- a CDS encoding amino acid ABC transporter permease, producing MDLITASLPGLLNGLAITVVLGGVSFALGFLIGGLIALARISRFGALKVAAIAYVSVFRGTPLLIQLMLVYFGLPQLGVRVPPIPSAILAFTLYSAAYMSENLRGGVLAVHAGQWEAAGSLGMPYHRIMRRIIFPQALRVATPAIGSRFIALMKDTSLASVITVVELTRVAESVGSSSFRYVEAFVIAGVVYWLVNGLLSAGQEVLERRMARAYA
- a CDS encoding transporter substrate-binding domain-containing protein, producing the protein MSAALTVVVVACLAGVACSGGTGEDTLERVRAAGVLRVALTQANPPWNFLDRDGRPAGYDVDVARAVAGRLKAARVEFVGSDYASFIGGVRADRFDIVISGQTITARRGEQVGFSRPYAVNGVSVFVRRGETAIRGVDDLAGKRIAVSEGTVEAEFARANIPGADLRIYRNATLGLTDLSWGRADAALVSRFLGLHLAAAKGLAIRPAGPILRTDALGMSFRKESTAFKREVDRAVGDMISDGTLSSISRRWFDGLDMAAELRALAPDLGGPR
- a CDS encoding cation diffusion facilitator family transporter, giving the protein MTGPARHHSDRHRHDEGHGHGHGRGHGHGHGHGHAVSADADRRYLIAALALLLLFMVGEVIAGLVARSLALISDAGHMLTDTASILFALVAMRLALRPPRGGFTYGLKRAEILSAQLNGATLLVLAGLFFYEAVRRLLAPPEVEGGLVLVTALVGIVVNLAATWLLSRADRSSINVEGAYQHILNDLFAFIATAVSGVVVMVTGFARGDAIATLVVAALMLKAGYGLVRDTSRIFLQAAPSGLVPAEMGARLASQPGVAEVHDLHVWELTSGYASVSAHVFAGPGSDCGALRRHLHEVLVAAYGITHTTLQVDPVPPGAGAGTCVDVFHCTDPHGPHYRSPRN
- a CDS encoding BlaI/MecI/CopY family transcriptional regulator codes for the protein MRLGNLERSVMEALWDRPDGMFAQEVADALDSRPAVTTVLTVLVRLSRKGMVARERRGRAHIYRATGDRDAFVAQAMQAALDEAGDVAAAVSHFVGTVSPEVATALREALDGRGDDEGGA
- a CDS encoding M56 family metallopeptidase; translated protein: MTGWMVATGAALLPVLLNGRMLGRLAVARWTHLRPRAALVLWQAIGLGAGLGAVGLGLVAAVAPLAAAFPHGVHTLGRQIVQGQGLQGLGPGHIAGLAWSAALLAWLVTHTAWVCRATLAEQRRLRLLLDVVADRSRTRDFYVIPSPRPVAYCVPGRRSRVVVSSGTFTLLDDRHIEALLHHERTHLKGRHDLLLLPFIALARAFPWLPAARTARQVVPLLLEMLADDRARRVHGDAVLAQALYRMATAGVATPAEARAFADTGVVHRVRRLTGKGDHARQRWAPSVAYASAGVLLSGPVAVLLAPLACVTP
- a CDS encoding DUF3105 domain-containing protein, producing MTGSAHQTPSRKERLSHLRSRQHKTERLRRTAVVAGSAAAVGVVAATVVVLVTGERAKGALTEVRTLTIPAGKHTTATVTYPHSPPAGGDHDPRWLNCGVYPEPVRDENAVHAQEHGAVWVTYRPDLPQADVARLRALVRTQPYAILSPYQGLTSPVTASAWGRQLALRGPDDARLPAFLQKYAQSVDAPEPGAPCTGGTGDPIA